A window of Rhododendron vialii isolate Sample 1 chromosome 13a, ASM3025357v1 contains these coding sequences:
- the LOC131314029 gene encoding uncharacterized protein LOC131314029, producing the protein MADDADGALVVPNPLPLNSHFAPTAYTTPSCVRLPAITANQYEIKPGNAKHWLSTLPTNSITSWAQMSAAFLKKFFPIGKTLRLRQEITTFQQVENEQFYEAWERYGDLIRKCPHHDIPKWQLVQSFYSGLHPQHRVMVDASCGGSVMVKNEEDAWQLFETMSEGSLQNVSFERRGKSVTTGSDKPRGMYEIKPSHDLNSKVDLLTEKVEKLLCMGPATSQPPLSQEACSLCASPAHFITDCPAAPQFPIFVEEQVNAAQGYANARGFSQPGNDPYSSTYNAGWAKHPNFSWRSQEQGSSSAQQPRLFNTPFNPAAYRSQNHQAPTQSTRDPSFEDKVLQALDRLTDTQQQVRSNTQSISRLETQVGQIANALNRREEGRLPSQPVQPPGGQFVVHDQPLADAKVIMTLRNKREVETRPEKAKSKEHLAPSDPDDFGEESSQSKEGTPPVTPTSPTSVSAGSKVPPYA; encoded by the exons ATTACCCGCCATCACGGCTAATCAGTATGAGATTAAGCCCG GGAATGCCAAACATTGGCTTAGTACTTTGCCAACTAATTCTATAACATCTTGGGCGCAAATGAGTGCGGCATTCCTTAAGAAATTCTTCCCCATAGGAAAAACACTCAGACTTCGGCAGGAGATTACCACTTTCCAACAAGTTGAGAATGAACAGTTCTATGAGGCTTGGGAGAGATATGGGGATCTCATTCGTAAGTGCCCGCACCATGACATACCTAAGTGGCAATTAGTACAGAGTTTTTATTCCGGGCTGCATCCGCAGCATCGTGTGATGGTTGATGCCTCATGTGGAGGCTCTGTGATGGTTAAGAATGAAGAGGATGCCTGGCAGTTGTTTGAAACTATGAGCGAAGGGTCCTtgcaaaatgtttcttttgagaGGAGAGGTAAGTCAGTCACTACTGGCTCTGATAAGCCACGAGGTATGTATGAGATCAAACCATCTCATGACCTCAATTCCAAAGTCGATCTACTGACTGAAAAGGTTGAAAAACTTCTTTGTATGGGACCGGCCACCTCACAGCCTCCACTTTCTCAGGAGGCATGTTCTTTATGTGCTAGTCCGGCCCATTTCATCACTGACTGTCCTGCAGCCCCACAATTCCCTATTTTTGTGGAGGAGCAGGTTAATGCTGCACAAGGGTATGCTAATGCACGAGGTTTCTCTCAACCGGGTAATGATCCGTATTCTAGTACTTACAACGCGGGTTGGGCCAAACATCCTAATTTCTCGTGGAGATCGCAAGAGCAGGGTAGTTCTTCTGCCCAGCAGCCTAGGCTTTTTAATACTCCATTTAATCCAGCTGCCTATCGCTCACAAAATCACCAAGCACCCACCCAATCCACGCGGGATCCATCCTTCGAGGATAAGGTGCTACAAGCGCTTGACCGTTTAACTGATACCCAACAACAAGTGCGTTCTAATACCCAGTCCATCTCGCGGCTCGAGACCCAAGTGGGTCAAATAGCCAATGCACTTAATCGTAGGGAAGAAGGTAGGTTGCCCAGTCAGCCTGTCCAACCCCCTGGAGGACAGTTTGTAGTTCATGACCAGCCTCTTGCTGATGCTAAGGTAATCATGACTTTGCGCAATAAGAGAGAGGTCGAAACCCGACCAGAGAAAGCGAAATCGAAGGAGCATTTGGCTCCCTCCGACCCCGATGACTTTGGGGAGGAGAGTTCACAGAGTAAGGAGGGAACCCCTCCAGTCACACCTACATCACCCACTTCTGTGTCAGCAGGCTCTAAGGTACCACCCTATGCCTAA